From Penicillium psychrofluorescens genome assembly, chromosome: 1, one genomic window encodes:
- a CDS encoding uncharacterized protein (ID:PFLUO_000177-T1.cds;~source:funannotate), with protein MSAPIPASNLYLGQARATKSVQDCMTVYDKWAATYNDEVGDEAQNYVAPVLVAQAAIKFKSSNDPTKPVILDAGCGTGLVGQAIAIGKAEAIDGLDLSRPMLDVARETGIYRDLDQADLNAPIEKASDTYDIVVCVGTFTLGHVGPAPALREFVRITKTTGIVVATILQEIWISGGFKDEVEKLKSEGLVTVHSDGLIDYVKGHGDKAILLILEKNNA; from the coding sequence ATGTCGGCTCCAATTCCCGCTTCCAATCTGTATCTTGGCCAGGCCCGCGCCACTAAGAGTGTCCAAGACTGCATGACCGTCTACGACAAATGGGCCGCTACATACAACGATGAGGTTGGAGACGAGGCTCAAAACTACGTTGCTCCTGTCCTCGTTGCCCAGGCTGCTATTAAATTCAAATCATCAAACGACCCCACCAAGCCCGTCATTCTGGACGCCGGCTGCGGAACCGGCCTGGTGGGCCAGGCTATTGCCATTGGCAAAGCCGAAGCAATCGATGGCCTCGACTTGTCTCGTCCCATGCTCGACGTGGCACGGGAGACCGGCATCTATCGGGATCTAGATCAAGCGGATCTCAATGCACCCATTGAAAAGGCCAGCGATACCTACGACATCGTGGTATGCGTCGGCACTTTTACCCTTGGCCATGTTGGCCCTGCCCCTGCTCTGCGGGAATTCGTCCGAATTACTAAGACAACCGGCATCGTTGTTGCAACAATCCTCCAAGAGATCTGGATCTCAGGAGGGTTCAAGGACGAAGTTGAGAAACTCAAGTCCGAAGGCTTGGTGACTGTGCACTCCGACGGACTTATAGATTATGTAAAGGGCCATGGCGACAAGGCAATTCTTCTTATCCTAGAGAAGAACAACGCCTGA
- a CDS encoding uncharacterized protein (ID:PFLUO_000178-T1.cds;~source:funannotate), which yields MPVRWNAENDQKLMLLIAASIPAGLDYEKLAEGMGPECSAEGVKQHIRQLKKRGETAAAADPDKDAETTEGAEDVPATPKSTPAKGGARKKAAPKAKAAADGEATPKRKRGRPAAKAKAVAEDNKENEGDEPESPTKIAKTDAAPAAEEA from the exons ATGCCTGTCAGATGGAACGCTGAGAACGACCAGAAG CTGATGCTTCTGATTGCCGCCTCGATCCCCGCTGGCCTTGACTACGAAAAGCTGGCTGAGGGCATGGGTCCCG AGTGCTCCGCCGAAGGCGTCAAACAGCACATTCGTcagctgaagaagcgcggcgagactgctgctgctgctgacccTGACAAGGACGCCGAGACCACCGAGGGCGCTGAGGATGTCCCTGCCACTCCCAAGTCCACCCCTGCCAAGGGCGGCGcccgcaagaaggccgccccgaaggccaaggccgccgctgACGGTGAGGCTACCCCCAAGCGCAAGCGTGGTCGTCCCGCTGCCAAAGCCAAGGCTGTCGCGGAAGACAACAAGGAGAACGAGGGCGATGAGCCCGAGTCTCCGACCAAGATCGCCAAGACCGACGCGGCTCCTGCTGCTGAGGAGGCTTGA
- a CDS encoding uncharacterized protein (ID:PFLUO_000179-T1.cds;~source:funannotate) yields the protein MARVKHTPESAEEDTPAPAPVEEPKKKRMEWDHELDRKLLAGMGHVNGAPNYLALAKFVDPNCSIRAVQHRLIDAKKDYPWPADMDKEGNDVDQSGVLPGSFAVTRKRKSVGSITKTTPGKTKEAKKEPEAKADANKEASS from the exons ATGGCCCGTGTGAAGCACACCCCGGAGTCTGCTGAAGAGGACACtccggcgccggcgcccGTCGAGgagccgaagaagaagcgcatgGAGTGGGACCATGAACTGGACCGCAAG CTCTTGGCGGGAATGGGCCATGTGAATGGCGCTCCCAACTACCTGGCGCTGGCCAAGTTCGTGGACCCGA ACTGCTCGATTCGTGCCGTTCAGCATCGCCTGATCGATGCCAAGAAAGACTATCCCTGGCCTGCCGACATGGACAAGGAGGGGAACGACGTTGACCAGTCGGGTGTCTTGCCAGGTTCGTTCGCAGTCACCCGAAAGCGCAAGTCTGTTGGCAGCATCACGAAGACAACCCCcggcaagaccaaggaggcgaagaaggagcccgaggccaaggccgatgCCAACAAGGAAGCTTCCTCCTGA
- a CDS encoding uncharacterized protein (ID:PFLUO_000180-T1.cds;~source:funannotate), with the protein MRWSPENDQILLIKILETSDINPNVEAIANAWPGDEAPTPRAVKERIYKIRQNILTAQPGEGADNAASGEGANSVQTTPKTPRAPKALKTPKTPKTPKSAGSGSKKRKLASPEFKTEDEGNGQPEWENDHVDEESKRVYEMADPSLWDASQMGEV; encoded by the exons ATGCGCTGGTCTCCTGAGAATGACCAGATC TTGCTGATCAAGATCCTGGAAACCTCTgacatcaaccccaacgTCGAGGCTATTGCCAATGCTTGGC CCGGCGATGAGGCTCCCACTCCTCGTGCTGTCAAGGAGCGCATCTACAAGATCCGCCAGAATATCCTGACTGCTCAGCCTGGCGAGGGTGCCGACAACGCTGCCTCTGGAGAGGGTGCCAACAGCGTCCAGACCACCCCCAAGACTCCCAGGGCCCCTAAGGCTCTCAAGACTCCCAAGACTCCCAAGACTCCCAAGTCCGCAGGTTCTGGCagcaagaagcgcaagctcGCCTCTCCCGAGTTCAAGACCGAGGATGAAGGAAACGGGCAGCCTGAGTGGGAGAACGACCATGTGGACGAGGAGAGCAAGCGCGTCTACGAGATGGCCGACCCTAGCCTGTGGGACGCTTCCCAGATGGGCGAGGTCTAA
- a CDS encoding uncharacterized protein (ID:PFLUO_000181-T1.cds;~source:funannotate) has product MLDYKAIAMFYGEGATPGGLEFKLRSYKRLALDLQDEASEQGDGRMPSVRTPRARVPRSARSSGKSTPSSKGKEGLEEKAFTSQPTEQNLSPSVKTDPIIIKDEPDIEDIKKEIRVDDKATVIFEDTDTDLEVINSEIKRDNDNTRELLKIKRQACQPIEEVPSKRHKRHYSNVPVALPDLRAPERSVRIDSQSNGYILPDTTSRVRFSIPTIRRPPGSMTERLGLTAYAEDENSETNYSLPTSGAVRRSSDVEEI; this is encoded by the exons ATG CTGGATTACAAAGCCATCGCGATGTTTTACGGAGAAGGAGCTACTCCGGGTGGGCTGGAGTTCAAGTTGCGCAGCTACAAGAggctggctctggatctgCAGGACGAAGCCTCTGAACAAGGTGACGGCCGAATGCCGTCCGTCAGGACTCCGCGAGCTCGTGTCCCTCGCTCGGCTCGTAGTTCCGGCAAGTCAACTCCTTCGTCAAAGGGGAAGGAGGGACTGGAGGAAAAAGCATTCACCTCTCAGCCGACCGAGCAAAACCTCTCGCCATCTGTCAAGACCGATCCAATCATTATCAAAGACGAACCGGATATTGAGGacatcaagaaggagatcagAGTCGACGACAAAGCGACCGTCATTTTCGAAGACACCGACACGGATCTCGAGGTCATCAATTCCGAGATCAAACGCGACAATGACAACACCCGGGAATTgctgaagatcaagcgcCAGGCCTGCCAGCCTATCGAAGAGGTTCCCAGCAAGCGTCACAAGCGTCATTACTCTAATGTTCCCGTCGCACTGCCAGACCTGCGGGCTCCCGAGCGTTCCGTTCGCATTGATAGCCAGTCCAACGGCTACATCCTTCCTGACACTACTAGTCGTGTCCGCTTTTCCATCCCTACTATCCGCCGCCCACCTGGAAGCATGACTGAGCGACTCGGTCTGACTGCTTACGCGGAGGACGAGAACTCGGAGACCAACTATTCTCTGCCAACCAGTGGCGCTGTCCGTCGATCTTCTGATGTGGAAGAGAtttga
- a CDS encoding uncharacterized protein (ID:PFLUO_000182-T1.cds;~source:funannotate), whose translation MAKSPPATSGHSIKEIRKNTIIFENAPVSSRGKQLNAAQEQILIQLFQANNNDIADPAKHTKKFWILLSRLISEKIGRPYSWQSCRRRVTRYHAGLEKEPGESGAQDNEVSLEDADKFTKSPASASCNTKIKYSRYHQRSRTRSLSPHVLADEDQKHRKRLRQSPGSSQPGDEPHLEASESSDSDSANIPLPPTPRKPMKRRMVEGLGLRRLDLTALNSDNHQKQQDERLD comes from the coding sequence ATGGCCAAATCTCCTCCTGCTACATCTGGACATTCAATCAAAGAAATCAGGAAGAATACAATCATATTCGAAAATGCCCCCGTCTCCAGTCGTGGGAAACAGCTTAACGCTGCCCAGGAGCAGATcctcatccagctcttccagGCCAACAACAATGACATTGCAGATCCTGCAAAGCACACGAAGAAGTTTTGGATACTGCTCTCTCGTCTGATCAGTGAAAAAATTGGGCGCCCGTACTCGTGGCAGTCCTGCCGTCGTCGTGTGACTCGATATCATGCAGGTCTCGAGAAGGAGCCCGGGGAATCTGGTGCCCAAGACAACGAAGTCTCCCTAGAAGACGCCGACAAGTTCACCAAGTCCCCTGCCTCTGCTTCATGTAACACCAAGATAAAATATTCCCGATATCACCAACGCTCTCGAACTCGGTCGCTATCTCCTCATGTcctcgccgacgaggaccAAAAGCACCGCAAGCGATTGCGTCAGTCCCCTGGAAGCTCGCAGCCTGGCGATGAACCCCATTTGGAGGCCTCTGAGTCTTCGGATTCTGATTCTGCGAACATTCCACTGCCACCGACGCCCAGGAAGCCCATGAAACGGCGCATGGTAGAAGGTCTCGGGCTGCGACGCCTGGATCTGACCGCGCTGAACAGCGACAACCATCAAAAGCAGCAAGATGAGCGGCTTGATTAA
- a CDS encoding uncharacterized protein (ID:PFLUO_000183-T1.cds;~source:funannotate) — METDSMIAPSSGAKKLVCRVCQKAFSKAEHLRRHERCHTGARPYVCKECRRPFARQDALNRHEKLHSRAINDGKQDPPSVPLPPQHNSLTSMPSWDTNSASTAGPASTEATSQSWEEAQSAQNSGMHSVASELDFALIWPDSESLFQSLMSSDTTDQWQMPLGTLPFPPVVQDVNMNFGSPNSFDDRSSSVGAIPSGGGHQAVHDVTEMVTSSSSSVTAAVKSTSITSVFLDECLHMFFARFIPTFPILHRATFVFRECTHPLLLNAIAIGSLYLGPKASIAKGEALWRLAHTAVATSWQSLITHNGPYDACKGMQLLITALLGQIYGALSKNRAIRTTSQVFRPLGFFWASHCGMLDSGPYTIENLPAADAPVAQKEHQWRIWAAREIQQRALLAYYVLDGLVSHMSGDGASARHVANPLSLPSDEATFDANTADEWLAHMRSQKHDQSSFRMVFRSLFPPVGSFRPLDYQLSAFALRVVLEGIQSLVSDCDDNDLAVGLPSRSDVRRALAQVHETISMSIHFSAAERLEILLRWHTVCLDTMVNSTVMCRHVCSRYKIPQHVSGGSRTVQPGFDLVKWVNTDDARRAVLHAVAIQDIVEQLPRGRAHVVHMPSSLFAASTIYVVFSLAGVATVNLPRIIVWQDALLSHSDLHLGHENIRPPSGSDTRRFVESEHNGLTPAGGAVRNLLYELNSMQKLFRCLSSQWGIAHDMEDIVAQWINLCH; from the exons ATGGAGACCGACTCAATGATCGCCCCGTCTTCGGGGGCTAAGAAGTTGGTGTGTCGCGTGTGCCAGAAGGCCTTCTCCAAGGCTGAGCATCTGAGA CGACATGAGCGATGCC ATACGGGAGCCAGGCCATACGTGTGCAAAGAGTGCCGCCGGCCCTTTGCCCGGCAAGATGCCCTCAATCGCCATGAGAAGCTACATTCTCGTGCCATAAATGATGGAAAACAGGACCCACCATCGGTTCCTCTGCCACCGCAGCATAATTCCTTGACATCTATGCCCTCGTGGGACACGAACAGTGCGTCGACTGCTGGCCCAGCGTCCACAGAGGCTACCAGCCAGTCCTGGGAGGAAGCCCAGTCTGCACAGAATTCAGGAATGCACAGTGTCGCCTCGGAGCTAGATTTTGCTTTGATCTGGCCTGATTCGGAGAGTCTGTTTCAGAGTCTGATGTCCTCAGACACGACAGACCAGTGGCAGATGCCTCTGGGGACGCTGCCCTTTCCTCCAGTCGTGCAGGATGTCAACATGAACTTTGGGTCTCCTAATTCATTTGACGATCGCAGTTCTTCTGTAGGTGCCATACCGTCCGGAGGAGGGCACCAGGCCGTGCACGATGTTACAGAGATGGTGACCAGCTCG TCTTCAAGCGTTACTGCTGCTGTGAAATCCACATCTATCACTTCTGTGTTCCTCGATGAATGTCTGCACATGTTCTTTGCTCGCTTCATTCCGACATTCCCGATCCTGCACCGAGCGACCTTTGTATTCCGGGAATGCACCCATCCTCTCTTGCTGAATGCTATCGCCATCGGATCTTTGTATTTGGGCCCCAAGGCCTCAATCGCGAAG GGAGAAGCCTTGTGGCGTCTCGCACATACAGCCGTTGCAACCTCT TGGCAATCTTTGATCACACACAATGGTCCTTACGATGCTTGTAAGGGAATGCAGTTGTTGATCACGgctctcctcggccagatcTATGGAGCATTGTCGAAGAATCGTGCGATTCGCACCACCAGCCAAGTTTTTCGACCTTTGGGTTTTTTCTGGGCAAGCCATTGCGGAATGCTTGATAGTGGACCCTACACCATAGAGAATCTTCCTGCTGCCGATGCCCCTGTCGCACAAAAGGAACACCAATGGCGAATCTGGGCTGCCCGAGAAATTCAGCAGCGCGCTCTGCTAGCCTACTATGTCCTGGATGGCCTTGTCTCCCACATGTCTGGTGATGGTGCTTCCGCTCGCCATGTTGCCAATCCTTTAAGCCTTCCCAGCGACGAGGCTACGTTCGATGCCAATACGGCAGACGAGTGGCTCGCTCATATGCGCTCCCAAAAACACGATCAATCATCTTTCAGAATGGTGTTTCGGTCTCTGTTCCCCCCGGTTGGGAGCTTCCGACCGCTGGACTACCAGCTGTCTGCCTTTGCTCTCCGTGTCGTGCTCGAAGGTATTCAGTCTCTCGTATCTGACTGCGACGATAATGACTTGGCCGTGGGCCTCCCTAGCCGATCGGATGTGCGGAGAGCACTAGCCCAGGTGCACGAGACAATCTCCATGAGCATCCATTTCTCAGCTGCCGAACGACTTGAGATCTTGTTGCGTTGGCATACTGTCTGTCTTGATACGATGGTCAACTCGACGGTTATGTGTCGGCATGTGTGCTCCCGCTACAAAATCCCACAGCATGTATCAGGAGGGAGTCGTACCGTGCAACCGGGCTTCGACCTAGTCAAATGGGTCAACACCGACGATGCGCGACGCGCCGTCCTGCACGCCGTCGCCATTCAAGACATTGTCGAGCAACTGCCCCGAGGCCGGGCTCATGTTGTGCACATGCCGAGCTCGCTGTTTGCCGCATCCACAATATATGTGGTCTTCTCGCTTGCGGGAGTCGCCACGGTCAATCTTCCGCGCATTATTGTTTGGCAGGACGCTCTATTGTCCCATTCAGATCTTCATCTGGGCCATGAGAATATTCGGCCCCCATCTGGCTCGGACACAAGGCGGTTCGTCGAAAGCGAGCATAATGGACTCACTCCGGCTGGTGGCGCAGTGCGCAACTTGTTATATGAGCTGAACTCcatgcagaagctcttcCGCTGCCTATCCTCCCAGTGGGGCATTGCGCACGACATGGAAGATATCGTCGCGCAGTGGATCAACCTCTGCCATTAG
- a CDS encoding uncharacterized protein (ID:PFLUO_000184-T1.cds;~source:funannotate): MTSFEMQPTSSRRVEEVDDAPATKADIDLVESTGDGRAATYSESVAARLPKAHQEYLLERHGTLDLDPIPGMDPVDPYNWPDWKKMANLILVAFHACMGTFTAAGIIPAYANMAEELGINMQQVSYLTSLQIAILGGAPLFWKPLSNRFGRRPIFLLSLICSLVCNIGCAKSTTYASVAACRALVAFFISPASAIGSAVVMETTFKKDRARYMGIWTLMITLGVPIGPFIFGFVTYRVGYHWIYWILAMINGVQFILYLFLGPETRYVGSKVDPQRSSFKTQYLSIRRIDPTPMSWYEFVRPLTMVRHPSIMIPACAYAMVFLFGSILATVEVPQLLQLKFGLNAEQLGLQFLGVIIGSVIGEQMGGVLSDLWMSRRARRIDHKPDPEFRLWLSYIGFALTIIGAIVFLVCTQTSPAGHWSVAPIIGTAIGAVGNQIVTTVMITYAVDCFPQEAASIGVFITFVRQIWGFIGPFWFAPMFETVGIAPSAGVASALIVVVSVIPTIFLHWRGKIWRRDEEE, from the exons ATGACATCCTTCGAGATGCAACCGACATCATCTCGGCGAGTCGAAGAGGTTGACGATGCCCCCGCCACCAAGGCCGACATCGACCTCGTCGAGAGTACCGGCGATGGCCGGGCTGCCACCTACTCCGAGTCAGTGGCTGCTCGTCTCCCAAAGGCCCATCAGGAATACCTGTTGGAACGGCATGGGACACTAGACCTCGATCCTATCCCCGGAATGGACCCCGTTGATCCTTACAACTGGCCCGACTGGAAG AAAATGGCCAATCTCATCCTTGTGGCGTTCCACGCTTGCATGGGTACTTTTACAGCTGCCGGTATCATCCCTGCCTATGCCAATATGGCCGAGGAACTGGGAATCAACATGCAACAGGTTAGCTACTTGACTTCGCTGCAGATTGCCATTCTTGGAGGTGCTCCTCTATTCTGGAAGCCCTTGTCCAACCGCTTCGGCCGCCGGCcaattttccttttgtctCTGATTTGCAGTCTGGTGTGCAACATTGGCTGTGCCAAGAGCACCACCTATGCATCAGTAGCGGCCTGTCGGGCTTTGGTTGCTTTTTTCATTTCCCCTGCATCTGCCATTGGCAGTGCTGTGGTCATGGAGACCACTTTCAAGAAGGATCGTGCCCGTTACATGGGTATCTGGACCCTGATGATTACCCTGGGGGTGCCCATCGGGCCGTTCATCTTTGGATTCGTCACCTACCGGGTGGGTTATCACTGGATCTACTGGATCCTAGCCATG ATCAATGGAGTTCAGTTCATCCTGTACCTGTTCCTCGGCCCCGAAACCCGCTACGTTGGCAGTAAGGTGGATCCCCAGCGTTCCAGTTTCAAGACCCAGTACCTGAGTATCCGACGTATTGATCCCACGCCAATGAGCTGGTACGAGTTCGTGCGGCCTCTGACCATGGTCCGGCATCCATCCATTATGATCCCTGCATGCGCGTACGCAATGGTTTTCCTGTTTGGAAGTATCCTAGCGACCGTTGAGGTGCCACAGCTGCTGCAACTCAAGTTCGGACTGAACGCCGAGCAGCTGGGTCTGCAGTTCCTGGGTGTGATCATCGGCTCCGTGATTGGCGAGCAGATGGGTGGTGTCCTGTCCGATTTGTGGATGAGCCGCCGTGCGCGCCGGATCGATCACAAGCCGGACCCCGAGTTCCGGCTGTGGCTGAGTTACATTGGCTTCGCACTGACCATCATCGGTGCCATTGTCTTCCTAGTCTGCACGCAGACGTCGCCCGCAGGTCACTGGAGCGTCGCCCCCATCATTGGTACGGCTATTGGTGCCGTTGGTAACCAGATCGTCACGACCGTGATGATAACATACGCCGTTGACTGCTTTCCGCAGGAGGCTGCCAGCATTGGCGTGTTCATCACCTTTGTGCGACAGATTTGGGGTTTCATCGGCCCATTCTG GTTCGCACCTATGTTTGAGACTGTTGGTATTGCGCCCAGCGCTGGTGTGGCGTCCGCtctcatcgtcgtcgtcagCGTCATTCCCACCATCTTCCTGCACTGGCGCGGCAAGATTTGGCGTCGGGACGAGGAAGAGTGA
- a CDS encoding uncharacterized protein (ID:PFLUO_000185-T1.cds;~source:funannotate): protein MSKIASTFSRLVRFVPKSNPSKVLIGEPVDSQLDVGLALYNGKDVAVRPFSGSSVLNPGQVTDATETIARVLSPLAQSEVGSIRCIGLNYVSHAKEMSLDLPDVPTLFMKPSAALADPWPAPTVLPKITQKDNTGDYESEMVIVIGRDAKDVPESEALDYVLGYTAANDVSSRTSQMNQSQWSFSKGFDGSCPIGPVLVSAALVPETSKFHIRGLKSGRVMQDCDLTDLIFSVPQLISFLSQGTTLPAGTIILTGTPPGVGAAKNPKEFIKAGDEFAVELLPHVGTLINKIEHQ from the exons atgtccaagATCGCATCTACCTTTTCGC GCCTGGTGCGCTTCGTGCCCAAGTCGAACCCCTCCAAGGTTCTGATCGGCGAGCCCGTCGACTCGCAGCTGGACGTGGGACTGGCCCTTTACAACGGGAAGGATGTCGCCGTGCGCCCATTCTCTGGCAGCTCAGTCCTGAACCCGGGACAGGTGACAGATGCCACGGAGACGATTGCGCGCGTCCTGTCCCCGCTGGCGCAGAGCGAGGTCGGCTCGATCCGGTGCATTGGATTGAAC TACGTTTCACACGCCAAGGAGATGTCCCTCGATCTCCCGGATGTTCCCACGCTGTTCATGAAGCCCTCCGCTGCGCTGGCGGATCCCTGGCCAGCCCCGACGGTGCTGCCCAAGATCACCCAGAAGGATAACACCGGTGATTATGAGTCCGAGATGGTGATCGTCATCGGTCGCGATGCCAAGGACGTGCCGGAATCCGAGGCTCTGGACTACGTTCTTGGTTACACGGCTGCCAACGATGTCTCTAGCCGCACCTCGCAGATGAACCAGAGCCAGTGGTCGTTCTCCAAGGGCTTTGATGGCTCTTGCCCCATTGGCCCTGTCCTAGTGTCTGCTGCCCTCGTCCCGGAAACAAGCAAGTTCCACATCCGTGGCCTTAAGAGTGGCCGTGTGATGCAGGACTGCGATCTGAC CGACCTGATCTTCTCTGTCCCGCAACTAATCAGCTTCCTCAGCCAGGGTACCACCCTTCCTGCTGGCACCATCATCCTGACGGGCACCCCACCGGGTGTTGGCGCCGCCAAGAACCCCAAAGAATTCATCAAGGCCGGTGATGAGTTCGCTGTCGAGTTGCTTCCTCACGTTGGAACGCTCATCAACAAGATCGAGCACCAGTAA
- a CDS encoding uncharacterized protein (ID:PFLUO_000186-T1.cds;~source:funannotate): protein MSAPKGPFRLVTVNTAPERAKRLIGRLVDALKDRYTIIHVDNCEKIDEVEPKVKEHMPDVLFSASMWTAEEAKQIHDTARSIKPDIKLHAIPTGLQVERGPDAIVEYLCEKVPALLDS from the exons ATGTCTGCTCCCAAGGGTCCCTTCCGTCTCGTCACCGTCAATACCGCCCCCGAGCGCGCCAAGCGCCTCATCGGCCGCCTCGTCGACGCCCTTAAGGACCGCTACACCATCATTCACGTCGACAATTGCGAGA AGAtcgacgaggtcgagccTAAGGTCAAGGAGCACATGCCCGACGTTCTG TTCAGCGCCTCCATGTGGACTGCCGAGGAAGCCAAACAGATCCACGATACTGCTCGGTCGATCAAGCCCGACATCAAGCTGCACGCCATTCCTACGGGTCTACAGGTCGAGCGCGGCCCGGACGCCATTGTCGAGTACCTTTGCGAGAAGGTgccggcgctgctggacagCTGA
- a CDS encoding uncharacterized protein (ID:PFLUO_000187-T1.cds;~source:funannotate) — protein sequence MPDKPQPYKISVPGNSLDDLKQRLSLARFPTQIESPDQDPWDFGAPAEEVQRLATYWKDGFDWRKAEAKLNELPQYNLPIEVDGFGVLDIHFVHQVSPVKNAIPLLFSHGWPGSFIEVSKLLPSLKGDDQHPAFHVVAPSLPNFGFSSGVTRRGFGLAQYAETVHKLMLKLGYTQYVTQGGDWGFWVTRAVGLLYPEYCKASHVNMVMSKPPQWSRTPLLALRHALQPYTSREKDGRARSAWFDREGYGYNMLQSTKPQTIGIALADSPVALLAWIYEKLHDWTDSYPWTDDEILTWTSIYWFSVAGPAASVRIYYEARRPQSPKGISYDPLREYIPHVKLGVAHLPREISIVPTIWAAALGPVVRQSEHARGGHFATWEVPNVVIEDLQAMFGRGGPCYEVVPGKDGY from the exons ATGCCCGACAAGCCACAGCCATACAAAATTTCAGTCCCGGGAAACAGTCTGGATGACCTCAAGCAGCGTCTATCACTAGCAAGATTCCCAACACAGATCGAGTCACCGGACCAGGATCCTTGGGACTTTGGAGCCCCAGCCGAGGAAGTGCAGAGGCTGGCAACTTATTGGAAAGATGGATTCGACTGGCGGAAAGCAGAGGCAAAGCTCAATGAGCTGCCTCAGTACAATCTCCCCATCGAAGTGGATGGATTTGGTGTTCTGGATATCCACT TCGTTCATCAGGTGAGTCCGGTGAAAAATGCGATTCCGCTACTATTTAGTCATGGGT GGCCGGGCTCTTTCATTGAGGTGTCAAAACTGCTCCCCTCATTGAAGGGAGATGATCAGCATCCCGCGTTCCACGTCGTCGCTCCCTCATTGCCGAATTTTGGTTTCTCCTCTGGAGTGACTCGTCGCGGGTTCGGACTAGCGCAGTACGCCGAGACTGTGCACAAGCTCATGCTCAAACTCGGCTACACGCAGTATG TAACCCAAGGAGGTGATTGGGGATTTTGGGTAACAAGAGCCGTGGGCCTCCTGTATCCGGAGTACTGCAAAGCCTCGCACGTCAACATGGTCATGTCCAAGCCACCCCAATGGAGCCGTACTCCACTGCTGGCACTGCGACATGCCCTGCAACCCTATACCAGCCGCGAGAAAGACGGCCGCGCGCGGTCCGCATGGTTCGACCGAGAAGGGTACGGATACAACATGCTGCAAAGCACCAAACCGCAGACCATCGGCATTGCACTGGCTGACAGTCCCGTCGCGCTGTTGGCCTGGATATATGAGAAGCTTCACGACTGGACAGACTCGTATCCGTGGACAGACGATGAGATCCTAACCTGGACTTCTATCTACTGGTTTTCGGTCGCTGGCCCTGCCGCGAGTGTTCGCATATACTATGAAGCACGGCGTCCGCAATCTCCAAAAGGAATCTCCTATGACCCGCTTAGGGAATACATCCCGCACGTCAAGCTTGGAGTTGCCCATCTCCCGCGTGAGATCTCGATTGTCCCTACCATCTGGGCTGCTGCGCTAGGCCCGGTTGTAAGACAGAGTGAACATGCTCGAGGCGGTCATTTTGCTACGTGGGAAGTGCCGAATGTGGTAATTGAGGATCTGCAGGCGATGTTTGGTAGAGGCGGGCCATGCTATGAGGTCGTGCCTGGCAAAGACGGGTATTAA